A single region of the Idiomarinaceae bacterium HL-53 genome encodes:
- a CDS encoding general secretion pathway protein L, translated as MSEIAVVRLPALYEQPLHWLIYDQQTQELIASGVEEHCGFLATVAEQIGNRPLVAFVDASAMSFHRSEIPAKSRRQARQVVPFALEDDVAQDIDELHFAWPVQVPLQEALPVVVVARQQMDDWLQWLASAGLRVNALYIDVLALPLSLPYWSVAEFEQGLLIRRERYDGVVAQQEWLALTDIALDEPPSAIRCFGAVAWESPPAPLQPEAEALALVAMAKEVLEAPTGHINLCQGVYAQKEKRSANWGVFKFPAIAASVCLGTYLLLQLTMVWQMNREAQSYQQASLAAYQTIFPGAQVLPANARQQIEAQLAMLTGQSGASLLALMEALSPAFEQVTLTLNVLQYDQSSGELRIQANGSNFQAFEQFQDAVRGAQLEVEQGQLVNRGGQIAGTLTIRSRS; from the coding sequence ATGAGTGAAATTGCAGTTGTTCGACTTCCTGCGCTGTATGAGCAGCCATTACATTGGCTGATTTATGATCAGCAAACGCAAGAGCTGATCGCAAGCGGTGTTGAAGAACATTGTGGCTTTTTAGCGACTGTTGCAGAGCAGATCGGGAATCGCCCGCTGGTGGCGTTTGTCGACGCCAGCGCGATGAGCTTTCATCGCAGTGAGATTCCGGCTAAGTCCCGGCGACAAGCGCGTCAAGTGGTTCCCTTTGCACTTGAAGATGATGTCGCGCAAGACATTGATGAACTTCATTTTGCTTGGCCTGTGCAAGTACCGTTACAGGAGGCGTTACCCGTAGTGGTGGTTGCGCGGCAACAAATGGACGATTGGTTGCAATGGTTGGCGAGTGCTGGACTGAGAGTGAACGCACTCTACATAGACGTGTTGGCATTACCGCTGAGCCTTCCATATTGGTCTGTGGCTGAGTTTGAGCAAGGCCTGTTGATCCGTCGAGAGCGTTATGACGGGGTTGTGGCACAGCAGGAATGGCTAGCGCTCACCGACATTGCGCTCGATGAACCACCGAGCGCAATTCGCTGCTTTGGGGCAGTCGCGTGGGAGTCACCTCCCGCACCATTGCAGCCAGAAGCGGAGGCGCTCGCCTTAGTTGCAATGGCGAAGGAAGTTCTGGAAGCGCCTACAGGCCATATTAATTTGTGTCAGGGCGTTTATGCGCAAAAAGAAAAACGCAGCGCGAACTGGGGCGTTTTTAAATTTCCCGCAATTGCAGCATCGGTCTGTTTGGGCACCTACTTGCTGCTCCAACTCACCATGGTTTGGCAAATGAATCGGGAAGCACAGAGCTATCAGCAAGCGTCGCTTGCAGCCTATCAAACCATATTTCCAGGGGCGCAGGTTTTACCTGCAAATGCGCGGCAGCAAATTGAAGCGCAACTCGCCATGCTTACGGGTCAATCGGGGGCAAGCTTACTCGCGCTCATGGAAGCGTTGAGCCCGGCATTTGAGCAGGTGACACTGACCCTGAATGTACTCCAGTACGATCAGAGCAGCGGTGAGCTTCGAATTCAAGCGAATGGCAGTAATTTTCAAGCCTTCGAACAATTTCAAGATGCAGTGCGTGGCGCACAACTTGAAGTAGAGCAAGGGCAGCTTGTGAATCGCGGTGGGCAAATTGCCGGAACATTAACCATACGGAGTCGCTCATGA
- a CDS encoding general secretion pathway protein K, with amino-acid sequence MRRGLTHQRGVAIISVLLVIAVVAVLAVKMSAQLRYQVARTQAAEAAEQGYWHWLSAEALARQVLLTELEENEGKAHLNQAWATSQGPYPVRGGMIGGEIKDLHACFNLNSLTLDPDNSAQRVTAQERFMALLEALEIDSYASERLTATLIDWLDDDTELYEGMGAEDPDYMSLPQPFQPANGMFAHISEFRQLLGVNAEIYEKLRPYVCVIPGLDTWQFNLNTVQSDHPELVVAFFRGVIDLAAAEEILSNRGDEGYETVDQVKQEPSLQAIISSGTELDDFEDMTFNSQYFELFAEIQYGDLELYGTSIIHVANGASFVLYRGRGGYVANE; translated from the coding sequence ATGAGGCGAGGACTCACGCATCAACGTGGTGTGGCAATCATCAGTGTCCTGTTGGTCATCGCGGTAGTGGCGGTGCTTGCTGTAAAAATGAGCGCGCAACTACGTTATCAAGTCGCGCGTACGCAGGCGGCAGAGGCTGCAGAGCAGGGATACTGGCATTGGCTCAGTGCAGAAGCATTGGCGCGTCAAGTATTACTGACCGAGCTTGAAGAAAACGAAGGGAAAGCGCATTTGAACCAAGCATGGGCAACTTCACAGGGGCCATATCCAGTTCGTGGGGGCATGATTGGGGGCGAGATAAAAGATTTACATGCTTGTTTTAATCTAAATAGCCTAACTCTCGATCCTGATAACAGTGCGCAACGGGTGACCGCGCAAGAACGTTTTATGGCATTGTTGGAAGCACTTGAAATTGACAGTTACGCGAGTGAACGGTTGACTGCAACTCTCATAGATTGGCTAGACGACGATACTGAACTCTATGAAGGAATGGGTGCAGAGGACCCAGATTACATGTCGCTACCGCAGCCATTTCAACCTGCCAATGGCATGTTTGCTCATATTTCAGAGTTTCGCCAATTGCTCGGTGTCAATGCGGAGATTTATGAGAAGCTGCGACCTTATGTGTGTGTCATCCCGGGTTTAGATACCTGGCAATTCAACTTGAATACGGTTCAGAGTGATCATCCTGAATTGGTTGTGGCTTTTTTCCGGGGCGTCATTGATTTAGCAGCCGCTGAAGAAATCCTCTCGAATCGGGGGGATGAGGGGTATGAAACGGTAGATCAAGTGAAACAAGAACCCTCGTTACAGGCCATTATATCGTCGGGAACAGAGCTCGATGACTTCGAAGATATGACGTTTAATAGCCAATACTTTGAGTTGTTCGCCGAGATTCAGTATGGTGATCTAGAGTTGTATGGAACATCAATAATTCACGTCGCAAATGGCGCTAGTTTTGTGCTTTACCGTGGCCGCGGAGGATATGTAGCTAATGAGTGA
- a CDS encoding general secretion pathway protein J — protein sequence MRHVRGFTLIEVVIAIAVLALIGLASSAVLLQMTQSDEISRERRKVMTELQFTMLLLDRDIRQMVARSNRQVPEEQRDILLTNDSELLDSEMGAIGFVRGGWQNPLSLLPRSELQPVVYRVRDNTLQRVHTVFVNDTSGDATVQNLLTQVNDFRVTMVQDDEEIARWRVANQLPMQVKVEIEHELLGRIERVLLTSGLRPVGEQP from the coding sequence ATGAGACACGTACGCGGTTTTACCCTGATCGAAGTCGTCATTGCGATAGCCGTATTGGCGCTCATCGGGCTTGCGAGCTCTGCAGTGCTGTTACAAATGACGCAATCCGATGAGATTTCCCGTGAGCGGCGTAAAGTCATGACGGAACTTCAATTTACTATGCTACTGCTTGACCGAGATATCCGCCAGATGGTTGCCCGTTCGAACCGACAGGTGCCGGAAGAGCAACGTGATATTCTGTTGACGAACGACAGTGAACTACTCGACAGTGAAATGGGGGCGATCGGTTTCGTACGAGGCGGCTGGCAAAACCCATTAAGTTTATTGCCGCGTTCTGAACTTCAGCCCGTGGTATATCGTGTTCGTGATAATACGTTACAAAGAGTGCATACGGTATTTGTAAATGATACCTCGGGAGATGCGACGGTTCAGAATCTGCTCACACAGGTCAATGATTTTAGGGTGACAATGGTTCAAGACGATGAGGAGATCGCGCGTTGGCGAGTTGCGAATCAGCTGCCTATGCAAGTGAAAGTTGAAATAGAACATGAGCTGCTTGGGCGTATAGAGCGTGTACTGCTCACCTCAGGATTGCGCCCTGTCGGTGAACAACCATGA
- a CDS encoding general secretion pathway protein F, which produces MPAFSYEALDAAGKKKTGVLEADTERQIRQQLRQQGLFPVAVESAAAEERKPSQKKPLFQRGISTTDLSLITRQLATLITAALPIEQALLAVADQTEKPRLQKMLMSVRSRVVEGYTLADGMRDFPAIFDDLYCAMVAAGEKSGHLDEVLERLADYTEQRQKMKSEVTQAAVYPTVLTIVAIGVVSFLLAVVVPEIVDQFSDIGAELPWVTRLLISISGFLQNFGLYLLLAIIIGVLGWSRLMQQPNFRYKVHTKLLYLPMLGKLIRGVNTARFARTLSILTASAIPLLEGMRITSQVIGNLRMREAVEQAADDLREGSSLRAALSKSKLFPPMMLHMIASGERSGELEQMLRRCADNQDNEFSNIVNVSLKIFEPLLIVTMATVVLFIVLAIIMPIMNLNQQIGM; this is translated from the coding sequence ATGCCAGCCTTCTCGTACGAAGCACTTGATGCGGCGGGTAAGAAAAAGACCGGTGTTCTTGAAGCCGATACCGAAAGGCAAATACGTCAGCAGCTGAGGCAACAAGGGTTATTCCCTGTTGCTGTTGAGTCTGCAGCCGCAGAAGAGCGCAAGCCGAGCCAAAAGAAGCCTTTGTTTCAACGGGGCATTAGCACGACCGATTTGTCCCTAATCACTCGCCAGTTAGCAACATTAATCACTGCGGCATTACCCATTGAGCAAGCATTACTTGCTGTTGCAGATCAAACGGAAAAACCGCGCTTACAAAAAATGTTGATGTCGGTTCGAAGCCGAGTTGTGGAGGGTTATACGCTAGCAGATGGTATGCGAGACTTTCCTGCCATTTTTGATGATTTGTACTGTGCGATGGTAGCGGCGGGTGAGAAGTCTGGCCATTTGGACGAAGTATTGGAGCGTTTAGCCGATTACACCGAGCAACGCCAAAAAATGAAAAGCGAGGTTACGCAAGCCGCCGTTTACCCGACGGTGCTCACTATTGTTGCGATTGGGGTGGTGTCCTTTTTGTTGGCCGTTGTTGTTCCGGAAATTGTCGATCAATTTAGCGATATTGGCGCGGAGTTACCTTGGGTAACGCGCTTATTGATCAGTATTTCAGGATTTTTGCAAAACTTTGGGCTGTACTTGTTGCTGGCAATTATTATTGGTGTGCTTGGGTGGAGCCGGTTGATGCAGCAACCCAACTTCCGTTACAAGGTGCACACCAAGTTGCTCTACCTACCCATGCTAGGAAAGCTAATACGTGGCGTGAATACCGCACGATTTGCACGCACCCTCAGCATATTAACGGCATCGGCCATTCCATTACTGGAAGGCATGAGAATTACTTCTCAGGTGATTGGCAACTTACGTATGCGTGAAGCGGTCGAACAAGCGGCAGATGATTTACGCGAAGGATCGAGTTTGCGCGCAGCGCTGAGCAAGAGTAAGTTATTTCCCCCGATGATGCTGCATATGATTGCTTCGGGTGAGCGCAGTGGCGAATTAGAACAAATGCTGCGGCGTTGCGCGGATAACCAAGACAATGAGTTCTCAAATATCGTCAACGTAAGCTTGAAGATTTTTGAGCCTTTACTCATTGTCACGATGGCAACGGTCGTGCTCTTTATTGTGCTTGCGATCATTATGCCAATTATGAATTTGAATCAACAAATAGGGATGTAA
- a CDS encoding general secretion pathway protein G, translating into MNMSKQSGFSLLELMVVIVILGILATLVIPNVFGNREQAERQKVVSDLTALENAMEMYRLDNGVYPTSNQGLDALVTEAQSDPRPRNFREGGYIRRLPEDPWGNPYQLVSPGQNGRYDIFTMGFDGQPGTQDDIGTWNMHNSDGTQ; encoded by the coding sequence ATGAATATGTCGAAACAATCAGGCTTTTCGCTGTTAGAACTTATGGTCGTGATCGTCATTTTGGGCATCCTTGCGACCCTCGTCATTCCAAATGTGTTTGGAAATAGAGAGCAAGCTGAACGGCAAAAGGTTGTGAGTGATCTCACTGCACTTGAAAATGCGATGGAGATGTATCGGCTTGATAATGGTGTCTATCCGACGAGTAACCAAGGCTTGGACGCGCTCGTCACCGAGGCGCAGTCTGATCCACGACCACGAAATTTTCGCGAAGGTGGTTATATTCGCCGTTTACCCGAAGATCCTTGGGGAAACCCTTATCAGTTGGTAAGTCCCGGCCAAAATGGTCGCTATGACATTTTTACGATGGGTTTTGATGGGCAACCGGGAACGCAAGATGATATCGGTACTTGGAATATGCATAATTCCGACGGCACTCAGTAA
- a CDS encoding type II secretion system protein H, whose translation MTLLRENPQPAQRASGFTLIELMVVVAIIGLLSWVVVLQLPEITEEESPSDIAETLSEQFLLAREQALLRQWIMAVEFKPKSYRFLVWSGDRWQTVSQAPLTPVSLPEHIEFEFIPGEFRLLENEEENDGFSFSRADEDERDDEENARRRPEPQVIIFESSEFIPFRLRIIALNFEQADANLDGRSGVELIRDDEAVW comes from the coding sequence ATGACGCTTCTTAGGGAAAATCCTCAACCTGCTCAGAGAGCGTCAGGCTTTACTCTAATCGAGCTCATGGTGGTGGTAGCAATTATTGGCTTACTATCTTGGGTCGTGGTGTTGCAGTTACCCGAGATTACTGAAGAAGAATCACCGAGCGATATTGCGGAAACATTGAGTGAACAGTTTTTATTGGCTCGAGAGCAGGCATTGCTTCGGCAGTGGATCATGGCCGTTGAGTTCAAGCCAAAGAGCTATCGTTTCTTGGTTTGGTCGGGCGATCGTTGGCAAACAGTGAGTCAGGCACCACTTACCCCTGTTAGTCTCCCAGAGCATATTGAATTTGAATTTATTCCTGGTGAATTTCGTTTACTTGAGAACGAAGAGGAAAACGATGGTTTCTCGTTCTCACGTGCGGACGAAGATGAGCGTGACGACGAGGAAAATGCGAGGCGCCGACCAGAACCGCAAGTCATTATTTTTGAGAGTAGCGAGTTTATTCCGTTTCGGTTGCGAATTATTGCGCTGAACTTTGAACAAGCTGATGCCAATCTAGACGGTCGCAGTGGTGTAGAGCTTATTCGTGATGATGAGGCGGTATGGTAA
- a CDS encoding general secretion pathway protein I, whose amino-acid sequence MVKRNGFTLVEVMVALSIFALGALAALTVATQHLNSTQILENRYYAQLVAGNQLAAIVAETAEGRWPPRNNQRGEVNLAGLPWYWETQVVETVTEDLREVTIRVRREEQGQVLAELSTFVGRR is encoded by the coding sequence ATGGTAAAACGCAACGGATTTACGCTCGTAGAAGTGATGGTAGCGCTATCGATTTTTGCACTTGGTGCTTTAGCTGCGCTCACCGTAGCAACACAACATCTCAATAGCACCCAAATACTGGAAAACAGATATTACGCGCAGTTGGTTGCGGGCAATCAGCTGGCGGCTATTGTTGCAGAGACTGCAGAAGGGCGTTGGCCACCCAGAAACAACCAGCGCGGTGAAGTGAATCTAGCGGGGCTTCCGTGGTATTGGGAAACTCAGGTGGTAGAGACTGTTACAGAGGATTTACGTGAGGTGACGATCCGTGTGCGGCGAGAAGAACAAGGTCAAGTGCTTGCGGAATTAAGCACGTTCGTGGGGCGCAGATGA